The window TGCTGTCAATTGTTACGTATTATATGGTCAATTATGGCAtgaaaatataactgaattacttctatatagaataagataacttgttaagaggtaaatattgtcagttttggttaatgatatcaaataattttgttttacgagTCAGTCTGTCTAAGATGAACAagaaatttattataattattgttcaattaaatacaaatgtgtgacatttttaaataacttttatcGTCAATATGTCAAGCAGAAATGACCGGttggtcaattaattttgatgttcctcatcatttcatattttaggtCAGTGTATCGAGGTTACGATGACAATCTGCGTTAACGGccgtttactacaaacagtaaacgcgcgtttatACTTTTTAGGAAAATAGAAGACGCGCATTTTCccacgttaacgcggaggtaaacaggaaagtaaacgcccgtttactctttacaaaattagaagacgcgccgtttttgcgttaacgcggaggtaaacgcgaaagtaaacgcccgtttacttttaatgtctactgcaatttcggagttaacgcacagttaacgcggcgtttacatgaagtgcacgcgagtaaacgccgcgttaactttttcggcccgtctacatgtaatgcttggtctgcacccaactgtacaaCAACTACTTACAAAAACACAAACCAGAAGTGACaagatatttatatattcaaacaaaaaaataaacaagactgACAGATATGTAGTACTcgcagtaaaaagtaaaatccctaaaatactgaacttagaggaagataaattgggaaagtccataatcacatggcaaaatcaaataacaaaacgcatcaaaaacgaatggacaaaaactgtcatattcctgacttggtacaggcattttaaccGTCCActttcaaagccaataacaactgatAAAACAATAATGTATCTAAGACTGAAATATTAATCAGTAATGTGTTTATCAATCATGCACGTTTATGCGCCAAAATCGATGATAAATTTTAGCagaattatattttttctcaCAAATTATAGATATTCTTAAATTTGTTACGTACCATAAAAGGAATAACTGTACTGTATTTGAAAAAATGTTGTCGTTTATTTGGATTTATAGTGGTAAATATCTGACGACGACAACTTTAAACCAAAGTTTTGTTATACCTTTATGCACGCAATAGTTCTGacaaatattacaaacaaaaacgaaaaacaaatgaagCATTTTAAATGCTTTGTAAtataaataacgattttgagACAACAACCTCTGAATCCTATAACTTACTTTGTTAGAATAAGTACATAAACATATGCtattaaaagtatatatattttcaaataagttCTTCGGGGTATTTTCTTCTACTGCTGACCAAATAACACAGCTCCTTTTAAAACGGCCACACCAGCCTCGTCCGGAATAACGATATTCCTGTCTGCTCCAAATTCGGTCCTGACAGCCATCTGAACAAGCTTGCATTCAGAAAAACCGCCAACCATGATAACATGTTTTAGATCGGATAGCTCGGGTTCTTCAAATAAACTCCTGAGGTACTTTATCAAATTATCTGTTGTAGATTTGAAAAGGTTTCTGAAAGTGTCGGCCTTGATGAGTAATCTTGGTACCACAACCGATACAAAatctttatatattgttttcttgATATGCGAGATTATGTTACCTCTAAATTTCTTTATTAAGTCTATTAATGTCACTGACATCGAAATTGCAATGATCCTTTCATAATCTCCTTTTGATTTGACTGATCTTTTCCTGATTTCAAACTCGTGCAAGAGATGGTAATAATCTTCTATATCTTCTTCCTTCAACCCATCAATTACATCGTCGCCAAATAAATTTCTCATTAAGTCTAGGAATGCTTGGTCTACTGCAGTGCCTCCCCAGGGGCCGCCACTAGGAGGTATCACTTCTTCTAAAGTTTCGTACTTTTGACACCGATGCACTGTTATGTCAGCTGTACCACCTGAAAGATCATTCGGATTTTTACGGATATCTTTGCAAGAGGGTAAAAAGGAAGAGCACTTTTGCCTTTTCAAATTAAAAGAtaattatttcttcattttaaaattcatacatgtatatattatattcagAGGATGCACACAACTGATATGAGGTTATGACGTAGTAACTCCTATTTTGGCTTTATGCAGAGCGCACAAATTAGAATATAGATTAATCttaaattaaataagaaaatattactTATGCCATACTACCGTCACATCGTCGTCTGCTTTGTCTGGCGattcaaatataaaaactttGCTTGAAGATTTTCTCTCACTTGAAACGGGTGTTTTACTTacactatacatgtataaactcataaattcatTTACAATATGTGATATGCGAATATACACaataattaaaaattcatttaaaaaaaaaaagaagggggACTTGTTGTGCGATTTGTTTCCTGTTAACACTTTATTTAGCCAACATGGTAAAAGAACTTGAGAACACCTTTATTCATTTAACGACATTCTTTcaaatttatcattattttcgaTAAGAGTCATATTTTACGGTCCTCGACGATTCTGAAGGCCACTGAGGACATAATAACAGTTTGAAATATggagataaataaaggcaaaagtagtataccgctgttcgaaagtcataaatcgattacaaatccgggttacaagccGGGATACTAGCTAAactaaaaacacatcaaatataaattgaaaacagcGAAGCCACAGAAACGCAAAAGTgctacaaaaaacaaacgacaatgcaacacacacagaaacgaactttaagataacaattgccatttttctgacttggtaaagaacatttaaaaatctggtaggttgaacctggttgtgtgGCTAGCCAAATCTGTCGCTTacatggcaatgttaaatatatcactaaataaagacaacattacatgtcaggactacagtacaaaatTATACATTAACAAGCAAGCCATATTAGTTCAAAGCAAAGTATTACTAGTAACCCCAAGATTTACGATACCACCTTCAATGGACATATTTACCGTTCCAttgcaaatatttaaaagtgCAATAGATTTTTATAATCCTAATCAATGACcattttcaaacaaaattagaaataagaagatgtggtataagtgcaaaTGACACAACTAActctccaagtcacaatttattaaagaaaaccaTTATTAGTCAAGGTACAGTATCATTGGCTCACACttaacagcaagttataaagggcaccaaaattGAAACCACTTATACGGGAAAACCAATCATCATTCTGCTTGTACTTTCTCTGTACTATTGTACGTACTTTGATACACGCTcaatataacatttaaaactCATCGACAGAAGTTTGAAATCCATGTCTCACTATGTAGGAGAAAACAAGAAGCCAAAGAATTGATGATTTCCAACACGTTCAATGACATTTCAAAACGCAGTGTAAAAGTTTATCAAtcgtattttttaaacaaataacattgaagtaaaaaaaaacctaccACCAAGGTCAATGACCATAAATTTCATCCCTGATTTGATTGTTTGAAGCATTTTGTTCTCTTTTTTATTAACTTCCAGTCTCAGTGCATGACGTATATACATAGATGCTGCCTCGGGTTCCAGTGCAATGGTCAACTGATCTTTACCTATTCCAGCctgaaatgaaaatttaaactttgataaaaacagaaaattttcaaattttgattagAAGATACAACTCTACCTTGACTTCACGTTctagacatatttttttctaaagggGTACACTGTTCTCTCGTTAGCATTAAAGTATTATCTTTATTACCAATTATTTCTGCGTTTTACAATTACCAGATTGTTTTCTCGCGATGGCATACGTTTCAGCAAGATTTTCATTAGATTTTCCACTGAGCTTATCAGCATCGAATTTGAACTCATCTTCTGGTGAGAGCGTATGACTACGGTCCTGACGATCGTATTTCAATAgtagttcatattttttaaaactattttttcatgTCTCTATGTCTTCTCATCCaacttaaataaaaaagaagaaacaatTAAATGATAGCTTtaaaaatcttcaattaaaaATCCAATATCATCAATGTTCTACAGATAAAATTATTCACCATAAATATATcgaattgtttgtattttacagTTTTGTCTTTATCTATATGGAGACATTTAAAGATAGACAACATTTGACAATTGTTCACTACTAAATGATATTCAGATCGATCTACTGACAAGTCATCGTATCTGAAATTGGCCGTCGATTCCTTAAAGAAGTGTACATTAATCATGACTCATGTGTGGTTTCCTGGTAGCGTTTTCGTCTCGAGTGCAGGATGTTATTGGTTCAAATCTGCCATAGTATAACCAAcgacttttgttttatttcttctcCACTTAGCACGCGACATTAGTAAGTAAGAGCTAACACTTGTCGGCTCAGattcaaaataatttgtccagGAAGTAGTGGAGCGTCGAATGATGAAAAAGTCGCTAAGTTAAGACcttaaattacctaaatacctcatggaaTGTTAAGGTCTTAAATTGTCTATCGATTATTCAGCTTTAGAAAAATGTTTGTCGTAAATATCAAATGTGGTACACATGACGTTAAAAATAGCCTTAACGGACGTTACCCAACTTGCATCGAATACCCAACTGCTGATTCGGTAGTCAAATTTCACAACAAACCCGTTCTAAAAATATTTTGTGAATGAAATTGGTAAATACAGTTATTCTTGAACTTCATACAATGTAAGGGCATTTCCAAATAGTGCTAGATATAATGCTCTATGCATCTCAATATGATTgaaaataacactgaaaaatCATCGTTTTTCATCTACATGTAGCATTATTTGCACGTACAGTATAGGTGCATTTTAAAGGCATAACAGTAAAGCCGCCGTATAATACTTCAATCGACCCGATTTACTAGTTGAAGTTAATTCCTAATAAGATACATATTTGGCTAAATATCTGCTTTTTATCCAGATTTCAAGTCCGAATATTCGTCACAGATTTACCGACATTGTTGTGGTTTCTAGTTATAGTCCCACATTCAGCGATTTAGCGAAGTTCATTTGTAGCAATTTTCAagcatttttttggtttattttataatttccgAAGCCTTGTGATTAATCTACGATGTTTGGTATTGTTGTTTATTCGTTTTTGTTGAATTTAACTGGAAAAGTGAATATCACCGTTGCGTTTGTTTGGTtttcaggtgtgtttgatttgtttttaactcaatcaaaaggaCAATTTAACAATCTCGTTAAAACTGGTCGCACCATATGTCAAAAAAGATAGTGGAAGTTTATgttgataaaattttaacaagATCAGCAGAATTTGAACGACAAAGTCTAATAAATGCTTCAGAAAAAAGACGCGATGATTTGTTCAGTTATTTGAATGAATTCTGCAATGAAACAGCAAGTGAATTGCCCATATTTAGGTATCCTAGATCATGTTATAAAAGCTACACAAGTAAGtagaatttaaaatcagtatCATGTTCTTCAGCTGAAAATGAAACACCAGATACAAATTCCGATTTATCTAATTGTTAGTTGCCTGAAAATAATGATCACGATATATCAAAGTatattatttgcaaaaaaaagtctcataaaaaaatgaaaacattacataCAATTTCATCTGCTGGAAGGTTATTCAATTTTAAAGATGCTGCTTTTAGAGCATGCGACTATGAAGTGATAAATTGAACAGGTTATCTGCATATCTGACCACATACTTGTCATATAGACCAAAATCCACTGATCAATCTGCgtataatttggcatttaggaGTAGTTGAAAGTATAGACAGAGACGTTATTCGTGACAAAACGTCTCTTGTATCGTCTTCACTTTTGACGACAATGTATCAGTCTTTTTTGCCTGATAAAACAAGTAAGACATATTGCAATATCTCTAAACTAAAGGCTAAACTTGAGAGGCGTTACAGGGATGCCATTGCATTTTGCCATTTTGCTAAACAAGGACAAGGTAAATGTAGCATTGTGTTTGCTAGCGATATTTTTTTTGGAGACGCTGTTAAGACAGCAAATAACATTAGAAAATGATTGAGATAAAAGCCGACTTAATTACATGTGTCTCCACCAGAAACAACGCACAAACCGGTATGCATGTACTTTATGCAGCAGCCTCAATATTAAGACAAACAATTGAAAACGTTTATATATCTGGAGATATTATCCTACAAATAAGTATCGTTGGAAATATCAGAAGCAATGTTGCCAACCTGTTTGATAAGTTTTGTTACTTGGCTTCTTAACAAAAagtcttttgaaatattttctccGGTATCAATCATGACTATTTCGCATGACATTCGGAGAAAACGTGCTTCTCTCGTAGAGTGCCTGGTGTCAATTTGTAATAGTTCCATTTAGTCTTAATATGTCGGTCGTTCATGCTCTCAGTGGGTGTGACTCCACGTTCGTATTTTTTTGGAATCGGTATTCAACCTCCTTAGGACAAAACCAAGCCGTTTCGGTAATCTTGTAGCCTTAACGCACGATGATTACACTCGTGTTGATAGTTCTGTAGTTGCTGCTAGGGTGATTGTTGCTGCTTTATAtgtacaaatttaagaaatatcaCAACGATTTAAATTTGCTGAGACATCAGTTGGctatcaataaagataaaagtCTTATAAAGCTTTCCGCCATGTGAAACCGTATTTAAGCAACACGTTCTACGTACAATGTGGTATAGCAACGTTTGGGTGTCGGCAAATCTACCCAACCCAAAACATGGCTCCCCATGTGCCTTTGTTGTAAAACTGCGCAAAATGAAATTAAGAACCAGTTTTCTTTGAGGGACAAATGACATCAGACTTTCTACAagatctaatttgttcataaaagGCAGAAAAAACATGGAGGCAGCAAATGTTTGCAAGGAGCAGGGTCTTCCTTGCGCTGatttatgtttttgtcaaaatatagaTAGTTGTTACAATTTCCAGATAGTATCAGCCGACATAGCTGATGACACAGATGATTTTTCATGAAAATGGTTCttgttgtaatatttgtttttttttattttaattggcTATATTTTTTTCGACGTTTCATTTGGTATTAAAATagagtcatcatagataccaaaacGGTCATGTCTCGATTTTTGAATTTGTAGTACAACACGCTTGCACTAATTGAGTAATTTATCATACt of the Mytilus galloprovincialis chromosome 8, xbMytGall1.hap1.1, whole genome shotgun sequence genome contains:
- the LOC143043788 gene encoding heat shock 70 kDa protein 12A-like, with product MTLHNEKLTMDTEIEEECGKKMKALYVFCIAIKYLKEQVIMKLRSICLNVTQDDILFVLTVPSIWSDQAKKFMKTAAEKAGIGKDQLTIALEPEAASMYIRHALRLEVNKKENKMLQTIKSGMKFMVIDLGGGTADITVHRCQKYETLEEVIPPSGGPWGGTAVDQAFLDLMRNLFGDDVIDGLKEEDIEDYYHLLHEFEIRKRSVKSKGDYERIIAISMSVTLIDLIKKFRVLDTLLFYQLLLALKVDG